Part of the Gilliamella sp. wkB7 genome is shown below.
TACAGGCAGTAAGTGAATTAGATGATAGTGATGCTATCAAAAAGCATATTAAGATTGTTGATAATATGACACAAGAGTTTGCTGCTAAACGTATGGATAGATCAATTCGTCAAGCCTTAACTGGCCATAAAGTTGATGACATTTAACAAACGAGATTATTATGCCCAAAATTACATTTTTACCTAATGCTGATCTTTGTCCTGAAGGCAAAACAGTTGAAGCTGAAGAAGGTGAATCTATTTTAGAAGTTGCACTTCGTAATGATATTGAAATTGAACATGCATGTGAAATGTCTTGTGCATGTTCAACGTGCCACTGTATTGTTCGTAAAGGTTTTGATTCGCTAGAAGAAAGTGATGAGCAAGAAGATGATATGCTTGATAAAGCTTGGGGAGTCGAGCCTCATAGTCGATTAAGTTGCCAAGCTCGAGTTACTGATGAAGATCTTGAAGTTGAAATTCCAAGATATAGTTTAAATCATGCCAAAGAAGAGCATTAAAAAGACCGCCATAATGGCGGTTTTATCTATCACAATTTGATTTAAATTTCTGCAAAGCGCTTTTCTTTCCTTAAATAATCTATTTTAAAAAAGGATGTTTGAAGAATGATATATTGTAATTAAATTCACTCTTCAAGCGTCAAAACTCGTAATTATACCTATTATTTAAAAAATGTTTGTTAGTTAAATAATTATCTACATACTTTATTAATTACTCCTTGCATTCATTTATAATTTACGTATAATTGACGCACTTTGTTTGTTGATTTTTCAACAGCAAATGCGTATAAAGATATAGTTAATATATAATGTATTGAATTATATCAACAATACTCCCGATTTGGGGGTTACGAAAAGAACGGATTACACTCTCCTGTCAATCGAAACAGGGTAGGAGGAGTAGTCTTTTGTTATAACTTTTAAATAATGGAGCTCTGGTCTCATGTCGAACCAAAGAATCCGTATCCGGTTAAAAGCGTTTGATCATCGTTTGATTGATCAATCAACTGCTGAAATTGTAGAAACTGCGAAGCGCACAGGTGCGCAAGTTCGTGGTCCTATTCCATTACCGACACGCAAAGAGCGTTTCACTGTATTGATTTCTCCGCACGTAAATAAAGATGCGCGAGATCAATATGAGATTCGCACTCACAAACGTCTAGTTGATATTGTTGAGCCAACTGAAAAAACAGTTGATGCCTTAATGCGTCTAGATCTTGCTGCCGGTGTTGATGTGCAGATCAGTTTAGGTTAATCCTAAGCTGAATGATTGAGAGGTCGAAACAATGATTGGTTTAATCGGTCGTAAAGTGGGAATGACACGAATCTTCACTGAAGAAGGTGTTTCTATTCCCGTCACCGTAGTAGAAGTTCAAAGCAACCGCGTTACTCAAGTTAAAACTCTTGAGAATGATGGTTATCAAGCTATTCAGGTTACTACTGGCAGCAAAAAAGCAAGCCGCGTAAATAAACCTGAAGCAGGTCATTTCGCTAAGGCTGGCGTTGAAGCTGGTCGTGGTCTATGGGAATTCCGTTTTGAAGAAGGCGAATTTACTGTAGGTCAAAGTATTAACGTTGATATTTTCACTGACGTTAAAAAAGTTGATGTTACTGGAACATCTAAAGGTAAAGGTTATGCTGGTGTAACTAAACGCTGGAATTTCCGTACTCAAGATGCAACTCATGGTAACTCTTTGGCACACCGTGGTCATGGCTCTATCGGTCAAAACCAAACTCCAGGTAAAGTGTTCAAAGGTCGTAAAATGGCAGGTCACTTAGGTAATGAACGTGTAACTGTTCAAAACTTAGATATTGTGCGTGTTGATGCAGAACGTAACCTTTTATTAATTAAAGGTGCTGTTCCAGGCGCAATCAATAGTGACGTAATTGTTAAACCGGCAATCAAGGCTTAACGTCGAGGAGATAGAGATGGAATTAGTAGTAAAAGACGCGCAAGCGCTTTCTGTTTCCGAAACTACCTTCGGACGTGAGTTTAATGAAGCGTTAGTTCACCAAGTAGTTGTTGCTTATGCATCTGCTGCTCGTCAAGGCTCTCGCGCACAAAAAACTCGTGCAGAAATCGCTGGTTCAGGTAAAAAACCATGGCGTCAAAAAGGCACAGGTCGTGCTCGTTCAGGTTCTATTAAGAGCCCAATCTGGCGTAGTGGTGGTGTGACATTTGCAGCAAAACCACAAGATCATAGCCAAAAAGTTAACCGTAAAATGTATCGTGGTGCATTAAAGAGTATTTTCTCTGAATTAGTGCGTCAAGAACGTTTAGTTGTGGTTGAAACATTCACTGTTGAAGCACCTAAGACTAAATTATTAACTCAGAAATTAAATGATATGAACCTTAATGATGTTCTTATTATTACTTCTGATGTTGATGAAAATCTTTTCTTAGCAGCACGTAACTTACATAAAGTTGATGTGCGTGATGTGGCAGGTATTGATCCAGTTAGTTTGATTGCATTTGACAAAGTGGTTATCACTGTTGATGCTGTTAAACAAGTAGAGGAGATGTTAGCATGATTCGTGAAGAGCGTCTGCTTAAAGTCCTGCGAGCACCACATATTTCTGAAAAAGCATCTATTTCAATGGAAAAAACAAATACATTAGTATTGAAAGTTGCTAAAGATGCTACTAAGAGAGAGATTAAAGCCGCAGTTGAACAACTATTTGAAGTTAAAGTAGATGGCGTTAATACACTTGTTGTTAAAGGCAAAGTTAAACGTCGTGGTCAACAAATCGGTCGCCGTAGCGACTGGAAAAAAGCTTACGTTACTTTAGCAGAAGGTCAAAATTTAGACCTTGCTGGCGTCGCTGAGTAATTCGGAGGAGTAAGAACAATGGCAGTTGTTAAGTGTAAACCTACATCTCCGGGTCGTCGCCACGTTGTTAAAGTGGTTAACCCAGAGTTGCATAAAGGTAAGCCTTATGCACCGTTGCTTGATTCAAAAAGCAAAACTGGTGGTCGCAATAATAATGGTCGTATCACTACCCGTCATATCGGTGGTGGTCATAAACAACATTATCGTATTGTTGACTTTAAGCGTAATAAAGATGGTATTCCAGCAGTTGTTGAACGTTTGGAATATGATCCAAACCGTAGTGCAAATATTGCATTGGTTTTATATAAAGACGGTGAACGTCGTTATATTTTAGCGCCTAAAGGCTTAAAAGCAGGTGATCAGATCCAATCTGGTGTTGATGCATCAATTAAAACAGGTAACTGTTTACCGATGCGCAATATTCCAGTCGGTTCTACCGTGCATAATATTGAAATGAAACCAGGTAAAGGCGGACAACTTGCTCGCTCTGCTGGTAGTTATGTTCAAATCGTTGCGCGTGATGGTGCTTATGTAACATTACGTCTACGTTCAGGTGAAATGCGTAAAGTGTTATCTGATTGCCGAGCCACCATTGGTGAAGTTGGTAACTCAGAACATATGCTTCGCGTATTAGGTAAAGCGGGTGCAGCGCGTTGGCGTGGTGTTCGTCCTACTGTTCGTGGTACAGCAATGAACCCGGTAGACCATCCACATGGTGGTGGTGAAGGTCGTAACTTTGGTAAACATCCTGTGTCTCCATGGGGTCAAAAAGCCAAAGGATTGAAAACGCGTAGCAACAAACGTACTGATAAGTATATTGTTCGCCGTCGCAATAAGAAATAATTAATATAGAGGATTAGCTATGCCACGTTCTCTCAAGAAGGGTCCTTTTATTGACCTACACTTGCTGAAGAAGGTAGAGAAAGCGGTGGAAAGCGGGGACAAGAAACCAATTCGTACTTGGTCCCGTCGTTCAACGATCTTTCCTAATATGATCGGTTTGACCATCGCTGTCCATAATGGTCGTCAGCACGTTCCAGTTTATGTTTCCGACGAAATGGTTGGTCATAAATTGGGTGAATTCGCGCCGACTCGTACTTATCGCGGCCACGCGGCTGATAAGAAAGCTAAGAAGAAATAAGTAGGAGAAAGAGATGGAAACAATTGCAAAGTATCGCCACGCTCGTTCTTCTGCGCAAAAAGTTCGCTTAGTTGCAGATCTTATTCGCGGTAAGAATGTGTCTCAGGCACTTGATATTTTAACGTACACCAATAAAAAAGCGGCTGTACTTGTTAAAAAAGTATTAGAATCTGCTATTGCTAATGCAGAGCATAACGATGGTGCTGATATTGATGATCTAAAAGTTGCGAAAATTTTCGTAGATGAAGGCCCAACCATGAAGCGTATTATGCCTCGTGCGAAAGGTCGTGCAGATCGAATTTTGAAGCGTACGAGTCACATCACCGTGATCGTCTCAGATCGCTAGGCTGGAGAATAGCAATGGGTCAAAAAGTAAATCCAAATGGTATCCGACTAGGCATCGTCAAGCCTTGGACATCTACATGGTATTCGGGTACAAAGACATTCGCTGATAATTTAGAAAGTGATTTTAGAGTGCGTGAATTCTTGAACAAAGAATTAGCACAAGCATCAATCTCTAAGATTGTAATCGATCGTTCAGCAGAAACTAACGTTCGCATTACTATTCACACTGCTCGTCCAGGTATTGTGATTGGT
Proteins encoded:
- the rpsS gene encoding 30S ribosomal protein S19, giving the protein MPRSLKKGPFIDLHLLKKVEKAVESGDKKPIRTWSRRSTIFPNMIGLTIAVHNGRQHVPVYVSDEMVGHKLGEFAPTRTYRGHAADKKAKKK
- the rplC gene encoding 50S ribosomal protein L3 — protein: MIGLIGRKVGMTRIFTEEGVSIPVTVVEVQSNRVTQVKTLENDGYQAIQVTTGSKKASRVNKPEAGHFAKAGVEAGRGLWEFRFEEGEFTVGQSINVDIFTDVKKVDVTGTSKGKGYAGVTKRWNFRTQDATHGNSLAHRGHGSIGQNQTPGKVFKGRKMAGHLGNERVTVQNLDIVRVDAERNLLLIKGAVPGAINSDVIVKPAIKA
- the rplD gene encoding 50S ribosomal protein L4 — encoded protein: MELVVKDAQALSVSETTFGREFNEALVHQVVVAYASAARQGSRAQKTRAEIAGSGKKPWRQKGTGRARSGSIKSPIWRSGGVTFAAKPQDHSQKVNRKMYRGALKSIFSELVRQERLVVVETFTVEAPKTKLLTQKLNDMNLNDVLIITSDVDENLFLAARNLHKVDVRDVAGIDPVSLIAFDKVVITVDAVKQVEEMLA
- the rplW gene encoding 50S ribosomal protein L23; this translates as MIREERLLKVLRAPHISEKASISMEKTNTLVLKVAKDATKREIKAAVEQLFEVKVDGVNTLVVKGKVKRRGQQIGRRSDWKKAYVTLAEGQNLDLAGVAE
- the rpsJ gene encoding 30S ribosomal protein S10; the protein is MSNQRIRIRLKAFDHRLIDQSTAEIVETAKRTGAQVRGPIPLPTRKERFTVLISPHVNKDARDQYEIRTHKRLVDIVEPTEKTVDALMRLDLAAGVDVQISLG
- the rplV gene encoding 50S ribosomal protein L22, with the translated sequence METIAKYRHARSSAQKVRLVADLIRGKNVSQALDILTYTNKKAAVLVKKVLESAIANAEHNDGADIDDLKVAKIFVDEGPTMKRIMPRAKGRADRILKRTSHITVIVSDR
- the fdx gene encoding ISC system 2Fe-2S type ferredoxin; translation: MPKITFLPNADLCPEGKTVEAEEGESILEVALRNDIEIEHACEMSCACSTCHCIVRKGFDSLEESDEQEDDMLDKAWGVEPHSRLSCQARVTDEDLEVEIPRYSLNHAKEEH
- the rplB gene encoding 50S ribosomal protein L2; amino-acid sequence: MAVVKCKPTSPGRRHVVKVVNPELHKGKPYAPLLDSKSKTGGRNNNGRITTRHIGGGHKQHYRIVDFKRNKDGIPAVVERLEYDPNRSANIALVLYKDGERRYILAPKGLKAGDQIQSGVDASIKTGNCLPMRNIPVGSTVHNIEMKPGKGGQLARSAGSYVQIVARDGAYVTLRLRSGEMRKVLSDCRATIGEVGNSEHMLRVLGKAGAARWRGVRPTVRGTAMNPVDHPHGGGEGRNFGKHPVSPWGQKAKGLKTRSNKRTDKYIVRRRNKK